CAACTTCAAAAGCAAATGAAGGTAAACAAATTGCTGATAATATGATTGGTGGATATAGTGAATTAAGTTCAAAAGTAAATGAAACAATTGAACTTATTGCAGATGTAAATGGCGCAAGTAAAGAGCAAGAAACTGGAATAGTTCAAATCAATGATGTTGTAAACTCTCTTGACCAAGCAACTCAAAGAAATGCAGCTTCTGCTACACAAATTAGTTCTTTAGCAAATGAAGTTGCAACTTTATCAACAAATATGCTTGATATTGCAGATAGAGCTAAATTTAATGAGAATAAGAAAAAAGAGATTTGTGATATTAATTTAGTGTTTGAAATTTCAAAATTAAAAAATGACCATATTGTATTTAAAAATAGTAACTTCTCAAAACTAGGAGAAACAACTTCTTCATGGAAAGTTATAACTTGCCAAGAGTGTGATTTTGGTAAGTGGATTACAAAACAAGAGAGTAAAGGATTAGACTTTACAAGAACGTCAAATTGGACTGCACTAAAAGAACATCATACAAAGGTTCATAATGCAGTTCAAGAATATATTACAGAAAATGCAAACTCAGCATCTAACTCAACATTAGAGATGATTTCTAAAAAACTAGAAGATGAAACTGATGCTTTATTTGCTGCAATGGATAATATTAAAGTTGACCATTGTAAAAACTATATTGTAAGTAGTGAAAAAAGAGAAGTGCCTAAGTCTAAACCTAAAACTGAAGTGACAAAAAAATCTCAAGAGACAACTTCTGTTAAAAAAGTTGATACACCTACAAAAAGTAATAGTACAATAATAACTGCAAATAACAATGATGACGATGAATGGGAAAGCTTTTAAAGCCTTCTCTTCATCTTAAGCATAATCTTATAAAAATCAACTAATTTTTTTTAAATTTTTAAACTATAAAAACTTTTGATATAATTTCGCTTTTAAAAACAGTGTCTTGGAAACACAAAGGAATATAATGAACAAAAATAATAAAGTAGAATTACTTTCTCCTGCTGGTAACTTGGAGAAATTAAAGATTGCTTTTGCCTATGGAGCAGATGCAGTTTATGGTGGAGTAAGCCACTTTAGTTTAAGAATTAGAAGTGGAAAAGAGTTTACCTTTGAAACATTTAAAGAGGGAATAGATTATGCACATGCAAGAGGTAAACAAGTATATGCAACAATAAATGGTTTTCCATTTAATTCACAAATAGATTTATTAAAAAAACATATTATTAAAATGGCTGAATTAGAACCAGATGCATTTATTGTAGCAGCTCCAGGAGTTGTAAAACTTTGTAGAGAGTTAGCTCCTCAAATACCAATTCATTTATCAACACAAGCAAATGTATTAAATTATTTAGATGCACAAGTATTTTGGGATATGGGTGTAAGAAGAATTATTGCTGCAAGAGAAATATCTTTAAAAGATGTTCAAGAGATTAAAAAACATTTACCAGAGATGGAAATAGAGATTTTTGTACATGGTTCTATGTGTTTTGCTTATTCTGGAAGATGTTTAGTATCAGCAGTACAAATGGGAAGAGTACCAAATAGAGGTTCTTGTGCAAATGATTGCAGATTTGAGTATACATTATATGCTGCAAATGAAGATCATAGTACTCTATTTAGACTAGAAGAAGAACCAGGTGTTGGAACATATATTTTTAATGCAAAAGATATGAATTTAGCATCACATGTAAATGAAATTTTAGAATCAGGAGCAGTTGATTCTATTAAGATTGAAGGAAGAACAAAATCTCCATATTATGCAGCAGTTACAGCTTATGCTTATAGATCAGCAATTGATGATTATGAGGCTGGTAACTTTGATGCTAATAAATATCAAGAAGAACTTGCAACAACAAAAAATAGAGGTTTTACAGATGCTTATTTAGTACACAAACCTTTTGATAGAAATGATACACAAAACCATGAATATGCTTTAAGTAAAGGTTCTTATGAAGTAAGTGGTCTTGTTACAGAAGATGAAGAACATTTCCTTTGTAAATATAAAACTTATCCAAATGAAGAGACAGAGATTTTTGCTCCTTTAAACTCAGAAATTGCAGAAGTTGATAATGAAATAGGAAAAATTTATAAAAAAGAGGATGGAAAATATTATCTATCTTTTAAAAAGATTTTAACTGAAACAAATAAAGAGTTAGAGTCAGTACATAGTGGAAATACAAATAAGATAAAACTTCCTGGAAAATTACCATATCTTACTATGCTAAGAGTAAAAAATGAGGAAGAAAATTGTTGTGAAGGTTCTTGCAATAATTAAGAATGGTAGTATTTAGAGTAACTGATAATATTAATATAAAAACTACAGATGGTACTTTAATTAAGTATGAAAAAGTTAAAGGACCATCTAACTTACTAAATGAAACAATCTATATCTCGACATTAGAAGATTTTAATGATTTAAAAAGAGTTCTTGCTAGTGTTGGAAATAAATATAAAGCAAAGATAATAGATGAATCAAAGGTTAGGTATTTAAGTCAATTTCCTAGAGAATTAGGAATTACAAATATCAATGAGTATAATATTACAAATAATCTAAATTATAAATATAAAAATACAAATATATTAACTAAAAATAGTAACTCAGTACTAGAGTCATTATACCTAAATGAAGAAAAAGCAGATTTGCAGAAGCAAGTAGAAGGGGTACTAAAAAGAGATATAAGTATTGTAATACTTGGAAATTTAGGTTTTAGTATCTCTGAAATGATTTGTGCTTCTACAGCTTTAAGAATCTTTTATGAAAAGTTAATGAAAGTATTTAAAAGTGTAAAAATAGATATCTATTTAAATGCTTCAGAAAATAGATTCTATACCAGAGATAAGACAATTTTCTCAAATCAAACTTTTATAAATAAAGTAAGTGCTTTATCTATTGATGTAAAAGAGTTTTGTCAATATGATTTTTTCATAGATGCAAGTTCCGTTTCAAAAAGAAGTTTTTATGAAACTTTAAATCACACAGATGCTTGGTTATATAAATTAGGAATTGATTATCAAACAATACCTAATGAGATGAAATATAATCAAATAAATATAGCTGCATATAGACCTAAAAAAGAGCTAGAAGATAAAATAAAAACTATTAAAAAAAGAGGAAAGGTTTTATTATATCATCCATATTCAGCAAATGCTCAAAAATCTATTCCAAAAGAAATAGCAGTAAGGTTTTTAAAGAAGCTTATTGAAAAAATGCCTGAGTATACTTTTATCTCTGCTTTGAAACTTGATTCAAAATTTTCCCATGAAAGGTATTTTGATTTAAATAATGATTCTTCAAGTTTTTTAGATTTTTGTTATATCGTATCAAATGCAACTAAGATCTTAACTGTAGATACAGCAACTTATTATATTGCTGATGCTTTTTTTATTCCAACAGTTGTAATATATACAAATAGAAAAAAACAGACAATGGAATATAATTTATCAAAAGCTATTTTTGTAAAAGATGAATCTAAAAATTTTAGTCAATTTATTTTTAGAGATGAGTCGTTACTTTTATACAGGTTTGATGGTTGGCAAAAGCTTAAAGCTTCAAAAGTAATTAAGTTATTAGAAAAACTTTGATAAAATTCACGGGTTTAAAAAATCACAGGTGAGAAAATGAAGTTTGTATCTGTTATTCTAGGTAATAAATCTGACTATGAAACAATGAAGTATAGTGTTGAAACTTTTGATAAGTTTGATGTAAAATATGAGATTATTGTTTCTTCCGCCCTAAAGTCTCCGAAGAGAACTGAACAGTATGTATTAGATGCAGAAAAAAAAGGAGCAGTTATTTTTATAACAGCCTCTAAAGTTGTTTCTCATTTAGCTGGAATGGTAAGTGCTTTAACTACGAAACCAGTTATTTCTCATCAAACAAAAGATAGTAATGCCGATGAATCTTTTTCTTCAGTGTGTACACCAGCAGGGATTCCTGTATGTAATACAACACTTGGTGAAACTGGGGCAATAAATGCTGCATATTTTGCTATGCAAATTTTAGCAATTACTGATAAAGAGTTAGCTGTAAAATTAAAAGAAGATAGAATTATTCAATCAAAAAAAATTGAGACTGATTCTAAAAGTATTGAAGTAATTTTATAGTATTACAAATGAAACCTGTAGCATTATTTGTACTACCAAAATGTAGCCATTGTGATAGTGCTAAGGCTTACTTTAAATCAAAAAAGATTAGATATAATCTTATTGATGTAACAAAAAATAAACAAGCATTAAAAGATTGTCAAAAACATGGATGCAAAGGTGCTCCTGTGATATTAATTGGAAACACATGGATATGTGGTTTTGATAAACAAAAAATAAATAAAGAGTTAGGAATAAAATAGATGGTAACATTTTCAGAAATTCTATTAAAACTTCAAGAGTTCTGGGCAAAACAAGGATGTAATATTGTACAACCTTATGATGTTCCTGCTGGTGCTGGAACTTTCCACCCTGCAACATTACTTAGAAGTTTAGATTCAACTCCTTGGAGTACAGCTTATGTTGCACCAAGTAGAAGACCAACTGATGGAAGATATGGTGAAAACCCAAATAGATTAGGGGCTTACTATCAGTTCCAAACTTTAATAAAACCTAGTCCAGATAATATTCAAGATTTATATTTACAATCATTAGAGTATTTAGGATTAGACCTTTCAAAACATGATATTAGATTTGTAGAAGATAACTGGGAATCTCCAACTTTAGGAGCATGGGGACTTGGTTGGGAAGTATGGCTTGATGGAATGGAAGTAACACAATTTACATATTTCCAACAAGTTGGAGGTCTAGCTTGTGACCCAGTAGCTGTTGAGATTACTTATGGTACAGAAAGATTAGCAATGTATCTACAAGGTGTTGATTCTGTATTTGATATTGTATGGAATAAAAATGACTTTGGAACTACAACTTATGCAGATGTACATAAAGAAGGAGAGTATGAGTTCTCTAAATATAACTTTGAAGTAGCAAATACACAAATGCTATTTAGACACTTTGAAGATGCTTTTAATGAGTGCAAATCTTGTTTAGAAGCAGGGCTTCCTCTTCCAGCTTATGATCAATGTATGATTGCTTCTCATGCTTTTAATACACTAGATGCAAGAAAAGCTATCTCTGTAACAGAGAGACAAAACTATATACTTAAAGTTAGAGAGTTAGCACAAGGTTGTGCTGTACTTTATAAAGAACAAGAAGTTCAAAGACTAGAAAAAGTAGGAAGTGAGTCTGCTAAACAAGCTTTAGCAAATTTAAAAGAGAAAAACCCAGAATTATTTGTTTAGGAATAAATTTTGAAAATAAAAGATATATATAATTTTTTAAATGAGCTTTCACCTTTTGAGCTACAAGAGAAGTGGGATAACTCAGGTCTTTTAATTGGTAACTTTGAAGATGAGGTTAATAAAGTATATATCTCAATAGATTTAGATGAAGAGATAGTTGATACTATGGAGGAAAACTCACTAGTTATCACTCATCATCCTCTAATCTTTTCAGCACTTAGAACAATAAATTATGATACTTATAGTTCTAAGTTAGTAAAAAAATTAATTCAAAAAAATATTGCATTAATTTCAATGCATACAAATATTGATAAAACTCATTTAAATAAATATGTTGCAAAAGAAATTTTAGGTCTTGATGTAATTGATAGTGAAGAGTTTATCTGTTATGTAATAGTAGATGATAGTTTTGAAAACTTTGCAAAAAGGATTTCAAAAAGTTTAGGATTAGAATATTTAAAATATGTTAAATGCAATGAAAAAGTAAAAAAAGTTGCTTTAGTAACTGGTGCAGGTATGTCATTAATAAATGAAGTAAAAGCTGATCTGTTTTTAACAG
This sequence is a window from Halarcobacter bivalviorum. Protein-coding genes within it:
- the glyQ gene encoding glycine--tRNA ligase subunit alpha, translating into MVTFSEILLKLQEFWAKQGCNIVQPYDVPAGAGTFHPATLLRSLDSTPWSTAYVAPSRRPTDGRYGENPNRLGAYYQFQTLIKPSPDNIQDLYLQSLEYLGLDLSKHDIRFVEDNWESPTLGAWGLGWEVWLDGMEVTQFTYFQQVGGLACDPVAVEITYGTERLAMYLQGVDSVFDIVWNKNDFGTTTYADVHKEGEYEFSKYNFEVANTQMLFRHFEDAFNECKSCLEAGLPLPAYDQCMIASHAFNTLDARKAISVTERQNYILKVRELAQGCAVLYKEQEVQRLEKVGSESAKQALANLKEKNPELFV
- a CDS encoding glutaredoxin family protein — protein: MKPVALFVLPKCSHCDSAKAYFKSKKIRYNLIDVTKNKQALKDCQKHGCKGAPVILIGNTWICGFDKQKINKELGIK
- a CDS encoding peptidase U32 family protein; this encodes MNKNNKVELLSPAGNLEKLKIAFAYGADAVYGGVSHFSLRIRSGKEFTFETFKEGIDYAHARGKQVYATINGFPFNSQIDLLKKHIIKMAELEPDAFIVAAPGVVKLCRELAPQIPIHLSTQANVLNYLDAQVFWDMGVRRIIAAREISLKDVQEIKKHLPEMEIEIFVHGSMCFAYSGRCLVSAVQMGRVPNRGSCANDCRFEYTLYAANEDHSTLFRLEEEPGVGTYIFNAKDMNLASHVNEILESGAVDSIKIEGRTKSPYYAAVTAYAYRSAIDDYEAGNFDANKYQEELATTKNRGFTDAYLVHKPFDRNDTQNHEYALSKGSYEVSGLVTEDEEHFLCKYKTYPNEETEIFAPLNSEIAEVDNEIGKIYKKEDGKYYLSFKKILTETNKELESVHSGNTNKIKLPGKLPYLTMLRVKNEEENCCEGSCNN
- a CDS encoding 5-(carboxyamino)imidazole ribonucleotide mutase, with translation MKFVSVILGNKSDYETMKYSVETFDKFDVKYEIIVSSALKSPKRTEQYVLDAEKKGAVIFITASKVVSHLAGMVSALTTKPVISHQTKDSNADESFSSVCTPAGIPVCNTTLGETGAINAAYFAMQILAITDKELAVKLKEDRIIQSKKIETDSKSIEVIL
- a CDS encoding Nif3-like dinuclear metal center hexameric protein, with amino-acid sequence MKIKDIYNFLNELSPFELQEKWDNSGLLIGNFEDEVNKVYISIDLDEEIVDTMEENSLVITHHPLIFSALRTINYDTYSSKLVKKLIQKNIALISMHTNIDKTHLNKYVAKEILGLDVIDSEEFICYVIVDDSFENFAKRISKSLGLEYLKYVKCNEKVKKVALVTGAGMSLINEVKADLFLTGDIKYHDAMEAKARGISLIDIRHYESEKYFSPLLEGLISEYLKKNQLKAIITASKNPFKFCTQGDTVE